One region of Solanum pennellii chromosome 6, SPENNV200 genomic DNA includes:
- the LOC107022674 gene encoding uncharacterized protein LOC107022674 — translation MISAGNGEHPGIVEEPMGKALNVSTSQREVVSNENCQSAIPERLKPLNSDNLGSPSAKFDQIGDRRDEFTPTLPSSRPHHLRQRITKLFSRKLDWASIRKMCAEWFKKPLNILLFIWIACVGVCSVIMLLLITGALNHALPKKSQRDTWTEVINQILNALFGLLCLYQHPKRLSHLNLLLRWRPEDISTLRSAYCKNGTYKPNEWRHMMVVVVLLNLNCFAQYAVCGLNWGFKRSERPATLVGICVLAAVLSPAIAGLYCTHSSLGKDYDTELDEESQAQKIAAESSSGSQPRRIPLEKRFSFASDKGRVVETRPQWSGGILDFWDDISTACLSLFCCFCVFGWNLERLRFGNMYIHIATFLLFCMGPFWIFNLAAVNIDSDSVKKVLGATGVVLSLFGLLYGGFWRIRMRKRYNLPSYNTCCGKPDVADCALWLFCCCCSLAQEVRTANSYDIVEDKFCRKHENISPLPREDGRYTHTSATPLPTIPSPSRFAEELHSPDRNERGQNVIIIPPSPSVIQREEDNLNHKL, via the coding sequence ATGATATCTGCTGGCAATGGTGAACATCCTGGTATTGTTGAGGAACCTATGGGTAAGGCTCTGAATGTTTCAACATCCCAAAGGGAAGTTGTAAGTAATGAAAATTGTCAAAGTGCTATACCCGAAAGGCTAAAACCCCTCAACTCTGATAATTTGGGTTCTCCATCGGCAAAGTTTGATCAGATAGGTGATCGAAGAGATGAGTTTACTCCAACTCTACCTTCTTCTAGACCCCATCATCTCCGTCAACGTATTACTAAACTATTTTCACGGAAATTGGATTGGGCATCTATTAGGAAAATGTGCGCAGAGTGGTTCAAAAAACCGCTGAATATTCTACTGTTTATCTGGATTGCATGTGTAGGTGTTTGTAGTGTAATTATGCTTCTTCTGATAACGGGGGCTTTGAACCATGCCCTCCCTAAGAAATCTCAGAGAGATACATGGACTGAAGTGATTAACCAAATTCTTAATGCATTGTTTGGTCTGTTATGTCTTTACCAGCACCCAAAAAGGCTATCTCACTTGAATCTTTTATTGCGATGGAGGCCAGAAGATATTTCCACGCTCAGAAGCGCTTATTGCAAAAATGGTACTTATAAGCCCAATGAATGGAGACACATGATGGTGGTTGTCGTATTACTGAATCTCAACTGTTTTGCTCAATATGCTGTTTGTGGGCTTAATTGGGGTTTCAAGAGATCAGAAAGACCAGCTACTTTGGTAGGCATATGTGTCTTAGCTGCAGTTCTTTCACCTGCCATTGCTGGACTTTACTGTACGCACAGCTCTCTAGGAAAAGATTATGATACTGAGTTAGACGAGGAATCACAAGCTCAAAAAATAGCTGCCGAGAGCAGCAGTGGTAGCCAACCGAGAAGAATACCATTGGAAAAGAGATTTTCTTTTGCATCAGATAAAGGGAGAGTTGTTGAAACTAGACCACAATGGAGTGGAGgtattcttgatttttgggaTGATATTTCTACGGCATGTCTGTCTTTGTTCTGCtgtttttgtgtttttggtTGGAATCTGGAGAGACTTAGGTTTGGAAATATGTATATTCATATTGCTACTTTTCTGCTCTTCTGTATGGGTCCTTTCTGGATCTTCAATTTGGCTGCTGTTAATATTGACAGTGATTCTGTTAAGAAGGTATTAGGAGCTACCGGAGTTGTTCTTTCTCTGTTTGGGTTACTCTACGGTGGATTTTGGAGGATTCGGATGAGAAAAAGATACAATTTGCCTTCCTACAATACTTGTTGTGGTAAACCTGATGTTGCTGATTGTGCACTATGGCTTTTCTGTTGTTGTTGCTCTCTTGCTCAGGAAGTAAGGACTGCAAACTCCTATGACATCGTCGAGGATAAATTTTGTAGGAAACATGAAAATATATCACCATTGCCTCGTGAGGATGGGCGATATACGCATACTTCAGCTACTCCACTTCCAACAATACCAAGCCCCAGCAGATTTGCAGAGGAACTTCATAGTCCTGATAGAAACGAGAGAGGTCAAAATGTGATAATCATACCACCTTCTCCTTCAGTTATACAAAGAGAAGAGGACAACCTCAACCATAAATTGTAA